In Thalassoglobus sp. JC818, one DNA window encodes the following:
- a CDS encoding DUF58 domain-containing protein: MSSQQVSDDPSALAKFGRLEVVAKLVVEGFMIGQHKSPFKGSSVEFIEHRQYYPGDEVRHIDWRAYGKTGKYYIKEFEEETNLRSYVIMDCSGSMGYGSSTISKFAYGTQLAACFTYLLHRQRDAVGLTTFDTKIRDRIEPSTSPKIVQHINQLLESSKTGSETSLSAVFEKLIPTLKRRSIVILISDFFDDLKALRTALSSFQRHHHEVLLFQILAPEERDFPFSKPTQFRNLEDVQDKLLVDPHRLRTIYMEQFEKFEQELTDLSAHTGFDLLTLTTSDPYHKALGAYLSSRSRRTR, encoded by the coding sequence ATGTCATCTCAGCAAGTCAGTGACGATCCCAGTGCTCTCGCCAAGTTCGGACGGCTTGAAGTGGTGGCCAAACTCGTCGTCGAGGGGTTCATGATCGGCCAACACAAAAGCCCCTTCAAAGGCTCAAGTGTTGAGTTTATCGAGCATCGACAATACTACCCGGGAGACGAAGTTCGCCACATTGACTGGAGAGCATACGGAAAAACCGGAAAGTACTACATCAAAGAGTTTGAGGAGGAAACGAACCTCCGCTCATACGTGATCATGGACTGTTCTGGAAGCATGGGGTACGGCTCGAGCACGATTTCGAAGTTCGCCTACGGAACTCAACTCGCAGCATGTTTTACGTATTTGCTGCATCGGCAACGCGACGCTGTGGGCCTGACGACTTTCGACACCAAGATCCGCGATCGGATTGAACCGTCGACAAGTCCAAAAATCGTGCAGCACATCAATCAGCTTCTTGAATCGAGTAAAACCGGGAGCGAAACGAGCCTCTCTGCGGTGTTTGAGAAGTTGATTCCGACTCTTAAGCGGCGGAGTATCGTGATTCTGATCAGCGACTTCTTCGATGATCTCAAAGCATTGCGGACAGCTTTGAGTTCCTTTCAAAGACATCATCATGAAGTGCTTCTGTTTCAGATTCTGGCTCCCGAAGAGCGGGACTTCCCGTTCAGTAAGCCGACGCAGTTCCGCAACCTGGAAGACGTGCAAGACAAGCTGCTGGTCGACCCCCACCGATTGCGAACCATTTACATGGAACAGTTCGAGAAGTTTGAACAGGAACTGACCGATCTGAGCGCCCACACCGGATTTGATCTGCTGACGCTGACGACATCGGACCCGTATCACAAGGCTCTGGGCGCATATCTTTCGTCACGATCACGTCGCACACGGTAA
- the def gene encoding peptide deformylase, translated as MEIIHFPHPALRFQSVDVQRIDSSLRKTIQRMFELMYEANGIGLAANQVGLPFRFFIVNLAARPDEPDEELVFINPVIRKRRGNVVGEEGCLSLPGLFGDVTRSEQVTIEAFDLSGQGFTMDLSELPARVVQHESDHLDGVMFTDRMREEANSEEVDLILPKFESNFRDAQQAGHFRTDQELEESLKEMAASGGVPAGFVETSVYRLTPPKLDSE; from the coding sequence ATGGAGATCATTCACTTCCCCCATCCAGCCCTGCGATTCCAGTCCGTCGACGTGCAGCGGATCGACAGTTCGTTGAGAAAAACAATTCAACGAATGTTCGAGCTGATGTACGAGGCGAATGGAATTGGTCTGGCTGCCAATCAGGTCGGGCTGCCTTTTCGTTTCTTTATTGTCAATCTCGCTGCGCGTCCTGACGAACCGGATGAAGAGCTCGTTTTCATCAATCCAGTCATCCGAAAACGTCGCGGAAATGTTGTTGGCGAGGAAGGGTGTTTGAGTCTGCCTGGATTGTTTGGGGACGTCACACGGTCGGAGCAAGTGACCATTGAAGCGTTTGATCTCTCCGGTCAAGGGTTCACGATGGACTTAAGTGAACTCCCAGCCCGTGTTGTTCAGCACGAGTCGGACCATCTCGACGGAGTCATGTTCACTGATCGAATGCGAGAAGAAGCAAACAGCGAAGAAGTGGACCTGATTCTTCCTAAATTTGAATCGAATTTCCGAGACGCTCAGCAGGCTGGTCATTTCCGCACAGATCAAGAACTTGAAGAGAGCCTCAAAGAGATGGCAGCCAGTGGAGGCGTTCCCGCAGGATTTGTGGAGACATCCGTCTATCGTCTGACTCCTCCGAAACTGGACTCCGAATAG
- a CDS encoding HEAT repeat domain-containing protein yields MSFLFAPSAGRVEASQQPTEKTYGHLTLEEWHDVMKSLDFSTLADQRYVRGMHAIVTDDEAPESSRRMAAQTLARVGEPAAGVVPNLIQLVENPGKNELGTRLWALKALSLFETVAEEATPTIAAIVLNEAMPFQVRVNAMDTLGRVGRQHPQAIPTLLRVLRSQPDTDSTSGKQLRMAASEALWYLGPDAAVALPDLIQATRSSWSPLRLAAVTTIGEIGPQSEIAISILVDIILFDEAGEVREAAADAMGNIGGASISALDQLIDDPDPEVQKLAIRAIGRIRSSPVLIEILEQQFTSENPLTRVLAAEALLQKQSGNEKAIGVLTVELGNENRRIRLTAYEALLDNFDALRGKQHLLRDLLDSPSLPAQSQSAARRILQRLEMLESESADDLSPEFESP; encoded by the coding sequence ATGAGTTTCCTCTTCGCACCGTCTGCGGGAAGAGTTGAAGCGTCGCAACAGCCCACTGAAAAGACGTACGGACATCTGACGCTCGAGGAATGGCATGATGTCATGAAGTCACTCGACTTCTCGACGCTTGCCGATCAACGGTACGTCCGCGGAATGCATGCGATCGTCACCGACGATGAAGCTCCGGAGTCGAGTCGCAGAATGGCTGCGCAGACACTCGCTCGCGTGGGTGAACCGGCTGCAGGCGTCGTTCCCAATTTGATTCAGCTTGTTGAGAATCCCGGAAAGAACGAGTTAGGAACTCGCTTGTGGGCGCTTAAGGCACTCTCTTTGTTTGAAACCGTCGCCGAAGAAGCGACTCCAACAATCGCCGCGATCGTATTAAACGAGGCAATGCCTTTTCAGGTGCGCGTCAACGCGATGGACACGCTGGGACGCGTCGGACGTCAACATCCGCAGGCAATCCCGACTCTCCTCAGAGTCTTACGATCCCAACCGGACACAGATTCAACATCCGGCAAACAACTTCGAATGGCTGCATCGGAAGCTCTCTGGTACCTCGGACCGGACGCCGCTGTGGCCTTGCCGGATTTGATTCAAGCGACACGTTCTTCGTGGTCTCCTCTGCGTCTGGCAGCTGTGACCACCATTGGAGAGATCGGGCCGCAGTCGGAAATCGCTATTTCCATTCTCGTCGACATCATTCTCTTCGATGAAGCTGGCGAAGTTCGCGAAGCTGCTGCAGATGCGATGGGCAACATCGGTGGAGCGAGCATTTCGGCTCTCGATCAGTTGATCGATGATCCCGATCCGGAAGTTCAGAAGCTTGCTATCCGAGCCATCGGCAGGATTCGATCATCTCCGGTTCTGATTGAAATTCTCGAACAGCAGTTCACGTCCGAGAACCCACTTACCCGAGTCTTGGCCGCAGAAGCATTGCTTCAAAAACAATCCGGCAATGAAAAAGCCATCGGCGTGCTAACTGTCGAATTGGGAAACGAAAATCGCCGTATTCGACTCACAGCCTACGAAGCTCTGCTTGACAACTTTGATGCACTCCGCGGAAAGCAACATCTTCTCAGAGACCTTCTCGACTCTCCCAGCCTCCCTGCTCAGTCTCAGTCTGCAGCCCGAAGGATCTTGCAGAGACTGGAGATGTTGGAATCCGAATCGGCTGACGATCTGAGTCCTGAATTTGAGTCGCCCTGA
- the aroH gene encoding chorismate mutase, translated as MPVRGVRGAITVETNSKEEILQATRELLEQVIARNDLQDFTEIVSAIFTTTSDLNAAFPAESAREIGMGAVPLLCASEINVDGALPRVIRILLHVNTEKKQADMVHVYLREAMKLRKDITSAQ; from the coding sequence ATGCCCGTACGAGGGGTGAGAGGCGCCATTACAGTTGAGACAAATTCCAAGGAAGAAATTCTGCAGGCAACGCGGGAACTTCTCGAACAGGTCATCGCGCGAAACGATTTGCAGGACTTCACGGAAATCGTTTCAGCCATCTTCACAACGACATCAGATCTGAATGCAGCCTTTCCGGCGGAATCGGCCCGCGAAATCGGAATGGGGGCTGTCCCACTTTTATGTGCTTCGGAAATCAACGTCGACGGTGCATTGCCGCGCGTGATTCGAATTCTTCTGCACGTGAATACCGAGAAGAAGCAAGCGGACATGGTTCATGTTTATCTGCGAGAAGCAATGAAGCTTCGCAAAGACATCACCAGCGCCCAATGA
- the glgP gene encoding alpha-glucan family phosphorylase, producing MSPKKDIHDKLSELAGNLWWSWQPDVTAIFREIDPVRWSELSHNPILLLREYPPERLEERAREEMLHSRVNAAYRDWQDYMSSTSTWGDIHAGVLGFRPVAYFSAEFGLHESFRIYSGGLGVLAGDHLKSASDLGIPLVAVGLFYNEGYFKQVVKEDGWQSEEYIHADPADLPMNEVSNPDGSELRIQLETRTGVIHAKVWQMDVGRIPLYLLDTNIDENNDEDRKLTSRLYGGDHRMRIRQELLLGIGGVRALNAVGILPRVIHMNEGHSAFAGLEIIRSRMVNDGLSFHDAHRETQASGVFTTHTPVPAGHDRFDGELVEEHLGPIRDSLGLEYNDLLALGRVDPQNHSESFCMTVLAFKTARRANGVSNLHGIVSRRMWQSLWPWRSEEEVPVGHITNGVHVSTWLAQPMRVFYDRVLPENWSRRSGDPIVFSKFDKVRPTELWETHQSLKNRLILFARHRLLVQAKRNGLSDEQIQATQSTLDPQHLLIGFARRFAPYKRADLVLRDLELFEQLVCDDDRPVQFIFAGKAHPADEQGKQIMQRIFKMTQEKRFRGRVVFLEDYDMKLGRRLVQGVDVWLNNPRRPYEASGTSGQKVVLNGGLNLSVLDGWWAEAYDGLNGFAIGDGQIHANQEIQDQRDADFLMKTLREEVIPLYYTRNDDDLPLKWINKMKRAVRTLGWRFNADRMVMDYVKSAYLPAAGSESCDMRIIP from the coding sequence ATGTCCCCCAAAAAAGATATCCACGACAAACTCAGTGAACTGGCCGGGAACTTGTGGTGGAGCTGGCAGCCTGACGTGACCGCCATCTTTCGAGAAATCGACCCAGTTCGCTGGAGCGAACTTTCTCACAACCCCATTCTTCTCCTTCGCGAGTATCCGCCAGAGAGACTCGAAGAACGCGCCCGCGAAGAGATGCTGCACTCGCGAGTGAATGCTGCTTATCGAGACTGGCAGGACTACATGTCCTCGACGAGCACCTGGGGCGACATTCATGCTGGCGTTTTGGGATTTCGCCCGGTCGCCTACTTCTCAGCTGAATTTGGGCTTCACGAATCGTTCCGAATCTATTCCGGTGGTTTGGGAGTTTTGGCCGGTGACCACTTGAAGAGTGCTTCAGACCTCGGAATTCCTCTCGTGGCAGTCGGACTGTTTTACAATGAGGGATATTTCAAACAGGTCGTGAAAGAAGATGGCTGGCAAAGCGAAGAGTACATCCATGCCGACCCTGCCGACTTGCCGATGAATGAAGTCTCCAACCCGGATGGTTCGGAACTTCGCATTCAACTCGAAACGCGCACCGGCGTCATTCATGCCAAAGTCTGGCAGATGGATGTCGGCCGCATCCCTCTCTATCTGCTCGATACGAACATCGACGAAAACAACGACGAAGATCGCAAGCTGACTTCCCGCCTTTATGGCGGTGATCATCGCATGCGAATTCGCCAGGAGCTGTTGCTTGGAATCGGCGGAGTTCGAGCTCTCAACGCGGTGGGCATCCTCCCTCGCGTCATTCACATGAATGAAGGTCACTCAGCGTTCGCTGGGCTTGAGATCATTCGCTCACGCATGGTTAACGATGGTCTCTCGTTCCACGACGCTCATCGCGAAACACAAGCATCGGGAGTCTTCACAACACACACGCCCGTTCCAGCTGGCCATGACCGATTCGATGGGGAACTCGTAGAAGAACATCTCGGGCCGATTCGCGATTCACTCGGCCTCGAGTACAACGATCTGCTGGCACTGGGCAGAGTCGATCCGCAGAACCATTCCGAATCGTTCTGTATGACAGTCCTCGCTTTCAAAACTGCGCGGAGAGCGAACGGAGTTTCCAATCTACATGGCATCGTCAGTCGACGAATGTGGCAAAGCCTGTGGCCGTGGCGGAGCGAAGAAGAAGTTCCCGTTGGTCATATCACTAACGGCGTTCACGTCTCGACCTGGCTCGCGCAGCCGATGCGAGTATTCTACGATCGAGTTCTCCCTGAGAACTGGTCCCGACGAAGCGGTGATCCGATTGTCTTCTCAAAGTTTGACAAAGTTCGTCCGACCGAACTTTGGGAAACTCATCAGTCGCTGAAGAATCGCCTGATCCTTTTCGCACGCCATCGACTGCTTGTTCAAGCCAAAAGAAATGGTCTAAGCGACGAACAAATTCAAGCGACTCAGTCGACACTCGACCCGCAACACTTGCTCATCGGTTTCGCGCGTCGATTCGCCCCGTACAAACGGGCCGATCTCGTGCTGCGAGACCTTGAGTTGTTCGAACAACTCGTTTGCGATGATGATCGTCCCGTTCAATTCATCTTCGCCGGGAAAGCACACCCTGCCGATGAACAGGGAAAACAGATCATGCAGCGCATCTTCAAAATGACTCAGGAGAAACGCTTCCGGGGACGAGTCGTCTTTCTCGAAGACTACGACATGAAACTTGGCCGACGTCTGGTTCAGGGAGTCGATGTCTGGTTGAACAATCCTCGCCGCCCTTACGAAGCGTCCGGAACGAGCGGTCAGAAAGTCGTTTTGAATGGAGGTCTCAATCTTTCCGTTCTGGATGGCTGGTGGGCTGAAGCGTATGATGGCTTGAACGGATTCGCCATCGGCGATGGTCAGATTCACGCGAATCAGGAGATTCAGGACCAGCGAGATGCTGACTTCCTGATGAAAACCTTGAGGGAAGAAGTCATCCCTCTCTATTACACGCGGAACGACGACGATCTGCCGTTGAAGTGGATAAACAAAATGAAGCGAGCTGTCAGAACGTTGGGCTGGCGGTTTAACGCGGACCGAATGGTGATGGATTACGTCAAGAGTGCATACCTTCCGGCAGCTGGCAGCGAGTCATGCGACATGAGAATCATCCCGTAA
- a CDS encoding ABC transporter ATP-binding protein produces the protein MIALRGVNKSYASAATTVHVLHDLELEIPHGEFAFILGPSGSGKSTLLYLLGGLEQTTSGEISIDGNSLSEMSSSAMNQLRRDEIGFIFQSFNLLRTLDCLDNVLVPFLPTGQAYKYRSAARQLLIDVGLGDRIHHRPSELSGGEQQRVAIARALLKKPKLILADEPTGELDSETGERIFSMLRDLNQNEGVTVVTVTHDHRYLRENDRIFRMEDGRLVNSSN, from the coding sequence ATGATTGCTCTGAGAGGGGTCAACAAGTCCTATGCAAGTGCAGCGACGACCGTTCATGTTCTGCATGATTTGGAACTGGAAATCCCGCACGGGGAATTTGCGTTCATCCTCGGACCATCGGGCAGCGGGAAGAGTACGCTTCTGTATTTGCTGGGAGGACTTGAACAAACGACGTCCGGCGAGATTTCGATCGACGGAAACTCATTGAGTGAAATGTCCTCTTCTGCGATGAATCAGCTGCGGCGGGATGAAATCGGTTTCATCTTTCAGAGTTTCAATCTCCTTCGCACCCTCGATTGCCTTGATAATGTTCTCGTGCCGTTTCTTCCGACCGGACAAGCTTACAAGTATCGTTCAGCAGCAAGGCAGTTACTGATCGACGTGGGCCTCGGCGATCGCATTCATCATCGCCCCAGTGAACTCTCCGGCGGCGAACAGCAACGTGTGGCGATTGCTCGCGCTCTTCTGAAGAAACCGAAGCTGATTCTTGCGGACGAGCCAACCGGAGAACTGGATTCTGAAACCGGCGAGCGAATCTTCTCGATGCTTCGTGACTTGAATCAGAATGAGGGAGTGACCGTCGTGACGGTGACTCATGACCACCGCTACCTGCGTGAGAATGATCGTATCTTCAGAATGGAAGACGGCAGACTTGTGAACTCTTCGAATTGA
- a CDS encoding ATP-binding protein, with product MQKMSDILRVFLFVALPAVGVMIVAALASSVIAIGTIATAILLSTLSAWLLVRTERKQQQELETEFRRLSQGLRNLQANSTSTDSIKSSASQASLNAGSLSPTVSLFQKLSDEVIELTNSLHQKNAQLGKSDARYQSILQAMSEGVLLIDCDGKVAFGNSSAGKLLDRDWKAIEGRNLWEVVRNADLQSTIEIAFESEGIVRNEFEHPRTKSIIGISAVPIEVNDGQGLLIVLHDVTELRRLEKMRREFVSNVSHELKTPLTAIQAYADTLIEGGLEDVENSRMFVDRILEQAGRLQTLIHDMLRLARIESQADAFQLQTISLSEVLESCVDARQAVARSRNVSLTYDPPADEIPVVADREGLRTVFDNLINNALNYTADQGTVTVRGFCHDGRAIVEVEDNGIGIPQEHQSRIFERFYRVDKARSRGMGGTGLGLAIVKHCMGVFGGEIEVESETGRGTLIRVMLPVSEQSSQLIETVN from the coding sequence ATGCAAAAAATGTCCGACATTCTGCGCGTATTCCTTTTCGTCGCTCTTCCTGCTGTAGGAGTGATGATCGTCGCTGCGCTGGCCTCTTCCGTAATTGCCATTGGTACGATTGCCACAGCAATTCTGTTGTCCACGTTGTCCGCCTGGCTCCTCGTTCGAACAGAACGCAAACAACAACAAGAACTCGAAACCGAATTCCGCCGACTTTCACAAGGTCTGCGAAACCTTCAGGCTAACTCAACTTCGACAGACTCGATCAAGTCATCCGCTTCACAGGCCAGCCTCAACGCAGGCTCACTATCGCCCACAGTTTCACTCTTTCAGAAGTTGAGTGATGAAGTCATCGAGCTGACGAATTCGCTCCACCAGAAAAACGCTCAACTTGGCAAGAGCGATGCCAGATACCAGTCTATTCTCCAAGCGATGTCGGAAGGAGTTTTGCTCATCGATTGTGACGGAAAGGTCGCGTTTGGAAACTCGTCAGCAGGAAAGCTCCTTGACCGCGACTGGAAGGCAATCGAAGGTCGAAACCTGTGGGAAGTTGTCCGCAACGCCGATTTGCAATCGACCATCGAGATTGCATTCGAAAGCGAAGGCATTGTCCGCAACGAATTCGAACACCCTCGCACGAAAAGCATCATCGGAATCAGTGCTGTTCCGATCGAAGTCAACGACGGCCAGGGACTTCTCATCGTGCTCCACGATGTTACGGAGCTTCGCCGTCTCGAAAAAATGCGTCGCGAATTCGTCTCCAATGTCTCCCACGAGTTGAAAACACCACTCACAGCAATTCAGGCATACGCCGACACCCTAATCGAAGGCGGTCTGGAAGACGTCGAAAACAGTCGGATGTTCGTGGACCGGATTCTTGAGCAAGCGGGCCGACTTCAAACGCTCATTCACGACATGCTGCGTCTGGCGAGAATCGAATCCCAGGCGGATGCTTTTCAGTTGCAGACGATTTCACTCTCCGAAGTTCTCGAAAGCTGTGTCGACGCTCGCCAGGCTGTCGCTCGTTCTCGAAACGTCAGTCTGACATACGATCCTCCTGCGGATGAAATCCCAGTCGTCGCAGATCGAGAAGGACTTCGCACCGTTTTCGACAATCTCATCAACAATGCTCTCAATTACACAGCAGATCAGGGGACAGTGACCGTCCGCGGGTTCTGCCACGACGGAAGAGCCATCGTTGAGGTGGAAGACAACGGAATCGGAATTCCTCAGGAGCATCAATCCCGAATTTTTGAACGCTTCTACCGTGTCGACAAAGCGCGTTCTCGGGGGATGGGAGGAACGGGACTCGGGCTGGCGATTGTGAAACATTGCATGGGTGTCTTCGGGGGCGAAATCGAAGTCGAGAGCGAGACCGGTCGTGGGACACTCATCCGAGTCATGCTTCCCGTGTCCGAACAATCGTCACAATTGATCGAAACGGTCAACTGA
- a CDS encoding CYTH domain-containing protein gives MGIEIERKFLVVGDFRTGRSVPFKQGYLSRDPARTVRVRIAGDQAWLTVKSLTNDTTRQEYEYEIPVGDAEEMLALCDGPLIEKYRWFIDFAGMVWEVDEFLGDNSGLIVAEIELDSDDQPFEKPPWLGEEVTGDRRYHNSSLVKTPFKDWPQ, from the coding sequence ATGGGCATCGAAATTGAACGCAAGTTTCTGGTTGTCGGAGACTTTCGCACCGGGCGGTCGGTCCCGTTCAAACAAGGCTATCTGTCTCGTGATCCCGCGCGGACTGTGCGAGTGCGTATTGCCGGCGATCAGGCTTGGCTGACGGTCAAGTCTTTGACGAACGACACCACTCGGCAGGAATACGAGTACGAAATCCCTGTTGGCGACGCGGAAGAGATGTTGGCACTTTGTGATGGGCCGTTAATCGAGAAGTATCGCTGGTTTATCGACTTTGCGGGAATGGTCTGGGAAGTCGACGAGTTTCTGGGGGACAATTCAGGTCTGATCGTGGCAGAGATCGAACTCGACTCAGACGATCAGCCGTTTGAGAAGCCCCCTTGGCTCGGAGAAGAAGTGACCGGTGATCGCCGCTATCACAACTCCAGTCTAGTCAAAACGCCGTTCAAGGACTGGCCTCAGTAA
- a CDS encoding sulfatase-like hydrolase/transferase, with amino-acid sequence MNRLFYCWSLLWIFGCGGELSDHPQAKLPLQSAQNESDVSYREDAPTVFGDSYPVAAAQENTPPEADESGTGFIDSLKSLVEGSPVYEDEDVRDGLIQQLQQAEQDLRDIRLSNRRAIANANRQVRIGRAQQSPNLVLVTLPTLHFSEVERMPRLAGIRNSGMLLTDCYVTSENYSASRSELLAGRFSADSSGYSNEMNLAETIWQSGYDTTLIGVWPFEQHPLESGFDQWTGFASANSMIPEFPDALFTQLTRAEIVSNKNVEVEQQSRINGIEILTDESIAFFDQRKKSTRPLFVHIALPTLAGLDREEMLIEYNCSIGEIVDSLNETGFSGRTCLIVAGITSNSETEQHEYESVGRLTSTVSGLNEGNLRTPMIVFWGTNVARGSQNSSPCSVVDLLPTVAEIGAARRRPNELSGQSLLPALRNQSIGDQRFFYWRNSDGGQAARRGPWKVIVLPGENQMKLFHLPDDSAELQDLAAEYPNIVSEFLAPPAQQELVEELF; translated from the coding sequence ATGAACCGCTTGTTCTACTGCTGGTCTCTACTTTGGATCTTCGGATGCGGAGGTGAACTCTCTGATCATCCACAAGCCAAGTTGCCGCTGCAGTCAGCTCAAAACGAAAGCGACGTCTCTTACAGGGAAGATGCACCAACAGTTTTCGGTGACTCATATCCCGTCGCTGCTGCACAAGAAAACACTCCCCCAGAAGCTGATGAGAGTGGAACTGGTTTCATCGACAGCTTGAAGAGCCTCGTCGAGGGAAGTCCCGTCTATGAGGACGAAGATGTTCGAGACGGCTTGATTCAGCAACTTCAACAGGCTGAGCAGGATCTCCGAGATATCCGCCTCTCGAACCGCCGCGCGATCGCCAATGCCAATCGACAAGTGCGAATCGGGCGGGCACAGCAGAGTCCGAATCTGGTTCTCGTCACACTGCCGACGCTTCACTTTTCAGAAGTCGAGAGAATGCCGCGACTGGCTGGGATTCGGAACAGTGGCATGCTGCTCACCGACTGCTATGTCACCTCCGAGAATTACTCAGCGTCGCGCTCAGAACTACTTGCCGGACGATTTTCCGCCGACAGCTCAGGGTATTCAAATGAAATGAATCTCGCCGAGACGATCTGGCAGTCTGGGTACGACACAACTTTAATCGGTGTCTGGCCGTTTGAACAACATCCCTTGGAGTCCGGGTTTGACCAGTGGACCGGATTCGCATCTGCAAACAGCATGATCCCCGAGTTTCCGGATGCACTCTTCACTCAGCTGACACGAGCGGAGATCGTCTCGAACAAAAACGTTGAAGTTGAACAGCAATCGAGGATCAACGGAATCGAAATCCTGACCGACGAATCGATCGCTTTTTTTGATCAACGAAAGAAATCGACACGCCCCCTGTTTGTTCACATCGCACTGCCGACACTCGCAGGACTTGACCGCGAAGAGATGCTCATCGAGTACAATTGCTCGATTGGCGAAATTGTTGATTCGCTCAACGAAACTGGATTCTCCGGAAGGACGTGCCTGATCGTCGCTGGAATCACATCTAACAGCGAGACCGAGCAGCACGAATACGAGTCCGTCGGGAGATTGACATCCACAGTCAGCGGGCTGAACGAAGGAAATCTGCGAACGCCGATGATTGTCTTCTGGGGAACAAATGTCGCACGCGGATCACAAAACTCCTCCCCCTGCTCCGTCGTCGACTTGCTTCCCACCGTTGCTGAAATCGGAGCTGCGCGACGTCGACCGAACGAGCTTTCTGGACAGTCACTGCTGCCAGCGCTTCGAAATCAGAGCATCGGAGACCAACGATTTTTCTACTGGCGAAATTCGGATGGCGGACAAGCTGCCCGTCGAGGCCCTTGGAAAGTCATCGTACTTCCCGGGGAGAATCAGATGAAATTGTTCCATCTCCCAGATGATTCCGCAGAGCTTCAGGATCTCGCGGCAGAGTATCCGAACATCGTCTCTGAGTTTCTGGCTCCGCCCGCCCAGCAGGAACTCGTGGAAGAGCTGTTTTAG
- a CDS encoding ABC transporter permease — protein sequence MRTLLSVLGLAVAIGGMVGLFSIAGGLDAIVRRTFEQIPGLLVQQAGAPIPLFSSLPAHWADDLKELPGVRTVDSQAYFRVNQLDGEVIINPPRLAVGVDIASNLRLERGAYRENMLDGRFLDLTDVGNNHCLISREIADQLAKGVGEKFSLNGSEFEVVGIYSTGSVLLDVNILMSLETCRTVGRISPDTVACFYVESNGTQTDEELKRSIDEILAGRSLAEGGNSGGTGLGNLYRALEQTLSGQSQKSGEPESGSEQSPVEIRTADDWGTRVREFSQDLNLFLTIMTAIGVSIATLSIVNTMMMSVSERTTEFGVLRANGWSQANIVQLMTIESGLIGLLGGALGAFCGWLGTLIVNGLWPDRLQLHAGLGLLVSSIVFSIILGLIGGLFPAWSAAKLSPMQSIRRGGA from the coding sequence ATGCGGACGCTGCTCTCTGTCTTAGGGCTGGCAGTCGCGATTGGCGGAATGGTCGGGCTGTTTTCAATCGCCGGCGGGTTGGACGCCATTGTTCGGCGGACTTTCGAGCAGATTCCAGGGCTTCTTGTTCAACAGGCGGGCGCTCCGATTCCGCTGTTCTCAAGCCTTCCGGCTCATTGGGCTGACGATCTGAAAGAATTGCCAGGAGTCAGGACCGTGGACTCTCAAGCTTACTTCCGTGTGAATCAACTGGACGGTGAAGTGATCATCAATCCTCCTCGACTCGCGGTGGGAGTGGATATTGCCTCGAATCTTCGACTTGAACGTGGAGCGTATCGAGAGAATATGCTTGATGGTCGCTTTCTCGATCTTACAGATGTTGGAAACAATCACTGCCTGATCAGTCGGGAAATCGCAGACCAGCTGGCCAAAGGTGTCGGTGAAAAGTTCTCGTTGAACGGGAGCGAGTTTGAGGTCGTTGGAATCTACTCCACCGGCTCGGTGCTCTTGGACGTCAACATTCTGATGAGTCTTGAAACCTGCCGCACGGTGGGACGCATCAGCCCGGACACGGTGGCCTGCTTTTATGTCGAGAGCAACGGAACGCAGACAGACGAAGAACTGAAACGCTCGATCGACGAGATACTGGCTGGGCGTTCTCTCGCAGAAGGAGGCAACTCCGGCGGGACGGGACTGGGCAATCTGTATCGCGCTCTCGAGCAAACACTCTCCGGTCAATCACAGAAGTCCGGCGAACCGGAATCGGGCAGCGAACAATCCCCGGTCGAGATTCGGACAGCCGACGACTGGGGGACCCGCGTTCGTGAATTCAGTCAAGACCTCAATTTGTTTCTGACGATCATGACAGCGATCGGTGTGTCGATCGCCACACTCAGTATCGTGAACACCATGATGATGAGTGTCTCCGAGCGAACAACAGAGTTTGGAGTCCTGAGAGCGAATGGCTGGTCACAGGCAAACATCGTCCAACTGATGACGATCGAAAGTGGATTGATCGGGTTGTTGGGAGGAGCTTTGGGAGCCTTCTGCGGTTGGCTCGGTACGTTGATCGTCAACGGTCTTTGGCCCGACCGGTTGCAATTGCATGCCGGGCTGGGGCTGCTCGTGTCGAGCATCGTGTTCAGCATCATCCTCGGGTTGATTGGTGGACTCTTCCCAGCTTGGTCAGCTGCGAAACTTTCTCCGATGCAGTCGATTCGAAGAGGAGGAGCCTGA